One stretch of Zingiber officinale cultivar Zhangliang chromosome 6B, Zo_v1.1, whole genome shotgun sequence DNA includes these proteins:
- the LOC121989424 gene encoding probably inactive leucine-rich repeat receptor-like protein kinase IMK2, whose protein sequence is MDSLQRQQPLPLLVLVLLLLVSSRFATGLEWDGVAITQNDLQGLQAIKAELTDRRGVLRIWNGTGIDACSGAWTGIKCVRGQVIAIQLPWRGLAGRLSSKVGQLVSLRKLNLHDNTIGGPIPPALGLLRELRGVYLFNNRFTGEVPRSIAGCVLLQTLDLSANSLSGSIPASIANNTRLLRLNLSYNNISGSIPAAVTRLPALVFVSLQHNNLSGSVPDTWGSSSSNNVSGFQLKSLHLEHNFLSGSIPISLSRLPMLEDLSLSNNELQGSIPEEFGTFPRLKTLDLSKNSISGSFPESLCNLSSLVELKLEGNFLESPILESIDGLKNLSLLDLKRNQFVGSIPPTLGNISGLSLLDLSENNLTGGIPVSIDNLTNLTFFNVSDNNLSGPVPVLLSEKFNSSSFSGNLQLCGYSAAPCPSAPPTYPQSLSTSPEHTRRRLGTKALILIAVAVFLALLILLFSFLFYCMIRNRAAKQSTAREAAARRGEKSGQETGSEVETGGDTGGKLVHFDGPLAFTADDLLCATAEIMGKSTYGTVYKATLEDGSQVAVKRLREKIGLSETRFDIH, encoded by the coding sequence ATGGATAGCCTCCAACGGCAGCAGCCGCTGCCGCTGCTGGTGTTGGTCTTACTTTTATTGGTTTCGTCTAGGTTTGCTACGGGACTCGAGTGGGACGGGGTAGCGATCACCCAGAACGACCTCCAGGGGCTGCAGGCCATCAAGGCCGAGCTCACCGACCGCCGAGGCGTGCTCCGGATCTGGAACGGGACCGGCATTGACGCCTGCTCCGGCGCATGGACCGGTATCAAGTGCGTCCGCGGCCAGGTGATCGCCATCCAGCTCCCCTGGCGCGGCCTCGCCGGTCGCCTCTCCAGTAAGGTCGGCCAGCTCGTTTCACTCCGCAAGCTCAACCTCCACGACAACACCATTGGCGGGCCCATCCCGCCGGCCCTCGGCCTCCTCCGAGAGCTTCGCGGAGTTTATTTGTTCAACAACCGCTTCACCGGTGAGGTGCCTCGGTCCATCGCCGGATGCGTCCTTCTGCAGACGCTGGACCTCAGCGCCAATTCGCTCTCCGGCAGCATCCCTGCCTCCATTGCCAACAATACCCGGCTCCTTAGGCTTAATTTGAGCTACAACAATATCTCTGGGTCAATTCCTGCCGCCGTCACTCGCCTTCCGGCTCTTGTGTTCGTCTCCCTCCAACACAACAACCTCTCCGGTTCTGTCCCCGACACATGGGgaagcagcagcagcaacaaTGTTTCAGGTTTCCAGCTCAAAAGCTTGCATCTAGAGCACAATTTCCTCTCCGGAAGCATCCCAATCTCTCTCTCTCGCCTTCCAATGCTGGAAGACCTCTCTCTCAGCAACAATGAGCTACAAGGCAGTATTCCTGAGGAATTCGGGACGTTCCCGAGGCTTAAAACGCTCGATCTTTCCAAAAACTCCATTAGCGGAAGCTTTCCTGAGTCACTGTGTAACCTTTCGTCCTTGGTCGAGCTCAAACTCGAAGGTAACTTTCTCGAAAGCCCGATCCTTGAGTCCATTGATGGCTTAAAGAATCTATCTTTGCTCGATCTTAAGAGGAACCAATTCGTCGGTTCAATCCCTCCCACGTTGGGGAACATCTCCGGCCTTTCTCTGCTGGATTTGTCGGAGAACAACCTCACCGGAGGAATTCCAGTTTCCATTGACAACCTCACCAACCTCACTTTCTTCAATGTGTCCGACAACAATTTATCTGGCCCTGTTCCTGTTCTCCTCTCCGAGAAATTCAATTCGAGCTCTTTCAGTGGAAACCTCCAGCTCTGCGGTTACAGTGCGGCTCCATGCCCTTCTGCTCCTCCTACCTATCCTCAGTCTCTTTCCACCTCGCCGGAGCACACACGGAGAAGACTTGGTACCAAGGCACTAATACTCATCGCTGTGGCGGTCTTCCTTGCGCTCCTCATCCTTCTTTTCTCCTTTCTATTCTACTGCATGATTAGAAACAGAGCTGCAAAACAGAGCACCGCAAGAGAGGCGGCGGCCAGGAGAGGCGAGAAGTCAGGGCAGGAGACGGGGTCGGAAGTCGAGACCGGAGGTGACACCGGAGGGAAGCTGGTCCATTTCGACGGCCCGCTAGCCTTCACCGCCGATGACCTCCTGTGCGCCACAGCGGAGATCATGGGGAAGAGCACTTACGGGACGGTCTACAAGGCGACGCTGGAGGACGGCAGCCAAGTCGCGGTGAAGCGGTTGAGGGAGAAGATCGGGCTATCAGAAACTAGATTTGACATCCACTGA
- the LOC121989425 gene encoding probable protein phosphatase 2C 1 isoform X2, which translates to MDSIIAILEKNGILKVANVGDCGLRLIRRDQVVFATSPQDHYFDCPYQLSSEIYGQTYQDATVCSLELIEGDTVVMGSDGLFDNIFDHEIISALSGSQDVSEAANKLANLAHYHSMDSNFDSPYSLEARSRGFDVPWWKKVLGTKLVGGKLDDITVIVGRVIRISLSDNNEQEEIASSTF; encoded by the exons ATGGATAGTATAATTGCAATATTAGAGAAGAACGGAATCCTTAAAGTGGCAAATGTTGGAGATTGTGGGTTGCGACTTATTCGGAGAG ACCAAGTAGTTTTTGCTACATCTCCACAAGATCACTATTTTGATTGTCCATATCAGTTGAGCTCAGAGATTTATGGCCAAACGTATCAGGATGCCACG GTATGTAGTTTAGAGTTGATTGAAGGAGATACAGTTGTCATGGGTTCAGATGGCCTTTTTGACAATATCTTTGATCATGAAATAATTTCAGCTCTCTCTGGATCTCAAGATGTCTCCGAAGCTG CAAACAAACTAGCCAATCTAGCACATTATCACTCTATGGATTCAAATTTTGATTCACCGTATTCCTTGGAAGCTAGAAGCAGG GGCTTTGACGTACCCTGGTGGAAGAAAGTCCTTGGAACAAAACTAGTTG GGGGCAAGTTAGACGACATCACTGTCATCGTGGGTCGAGTAATAAGAATAAGCTTGTCGGACAACAACGAACAG GAGGAGATTGCAAGCTCCACGTTTTGA